The Stigmatella ashevillena genomic sequence CCTCACACGACAGGCCTTGCGCAACGTGAAGGCGATGGAGCTGCGCGCCTGGGAGTCCAAGCCAGAGGTCTACGACTTGCGCTTGGCGGTGAGCGGCTGGCGGCTCCGGGTGGAAGCCACGCCGGAACGCCTGGAGCTGTCCTCTGGACGCTACAAGCTGTGGCTGCGAACGCCGGGCCGCGTCGAGTTGGAGGAGTCCCTCACGGCGTCCGCGCTGATGGGCGTGTTGCGCGCGGGCGCGGGGAAGGCGGCGGTCCAGGTGCTGGCGGAGAAGCTGCTGCCGCCCGGCCTGAGATGGAATGGGCAGGTGCTGGAGGTGGAGGGAAAGCTCCCCGCCGACGGCGTGGTGCCCGCACGGCTCTTCGAGTCCTCCTCGCTGGCGCTGTCCGCCGAGCACTCCGCAGAGGGGCTGTGGCTCTCGGCCGAAGCCTGGCCCGGGCTGATGGACTTGTTACAGGCCGTGTTCGGCGCGGACCTGCCGCGCAGGCCCCCGGGCGCCTGAGCCTCACGGCAAGGGGGCCGTGGACACGGCAACAGGCAGGGGCACCTCCCCCTCCGCTTCCAAGCCATGACGGACCCGGATCCGGGAGCCCAACACATCCGCGGTGCCGTAGGCCATGGACCAGCCCAGGGGCACCTCGGGACCTGACCAACGGTAGAGCGCCCGCGCATCCCTCGGCGAGAGGTTGATGCACCCGTGGCTCACCGGCTCTCCCCACCGGTCGTGCCAGTACGCCGTGTGCAGGGCGAAGTTTCCCTCGAAGAACATCGTCCAGGGCACGGTCGCCACCCGGTAGCGGCTGCGCCCCTCGGCGCCCGTCATGTCCGCCTCGGCCGACTTGAGCCAGATGCGGAAGATGCCCGTCGGCGTCTCATGGAGAGGCTTCCCCGAGGAGATGAGGGTCGCATGCACGGGCGTCACCCCCTCGTAGGCCACCAGCACCTGCTCCTTGAGATCGACGTCCAACCACCGCTCCCCGGGCAACAGGTCCGGCAGCGCGGGCGCCGCGCGAAGCGGGTGCAGGTCCACGGCTGTCACCCACTGCTCCGGCGCGATGCGCGCCCACTGTCCATCCTCGGAGAACGCCTGGAGTGCCACCACCGTGCGAGGCGCGAGCACCCCCACCCGGCCGGATGCTGCATCGGGCCCCGTGCGCACCTCGACCGGCTCACGCGGAGTGGCACGGGACTGAGCCCACGCCACGAGGGGGGAGAGTGCCTCCAGCGCCGCCCGGTCGAGCCCCACGAACTCCGAGGGGGTGTAAAGCCGCAAGAAGCGCGCATCGATGTACTTGCCGTCCGAGGTGCGCCAGAAGTGACGGCGGCCCCGCCGGACCTCGGACACGAGCTTGACCGTCACCGAGCCCTTCACGCGGCGGCCCCGGGGACGGCGGCGGATCTCGGCCAGACTCTCGTAGACGCGTGCCCGGCGGCTCACGTGCGCGTAGACGCCTGGCGTCAACTCCTCGGGCAAGAGCAAGGGAAGCTCCCGGGTGCGAGGCTCGCGCCAGTTCGACTCCAGGTAGCGCTCGCAGATCCACCCGCGCGGTTCGATCTCCACCCACGCGGTGCACCCAGGCCCCTTCACCGCCTGCTTCCAGCGCACCCGCATGTCCTGGGCGAGCGTGCCCAGGGAAGCCGCCTCCTGCCGGGGTTCGGCGCGCACGGCGATGGAGCGCTTCGCGCGCAGAGAGCGCGTGTCCAGCTTGAAGAGGTTCTCTCCCGGCGCTGGCTCCTCTTCGAAGTCATTGCGCAGATCGAGCCCCAGTTCGATCTCTGGCCCGGGTTCCAGCTCCAGTTCCTCAGACTCGGACTCCTCCTCTTCAGGCCCCTCGTCGAATTCCTCGGCAAAGGCTCCGAGATCCGCTTCCAGCACCGGGGGATCGGCCAGGACCGGAAGGGGGACCGCGACTTCAGGCACGGAAACCCCCACCGGCTGCGGCGGGGGGGACTCAGCCAGCAAGGCCCCCGCATCCACGGCCTCGGCGCGAGCGGCGCCCGCGCGGGGCTCAACGGAAGGGGTGCACGCCAGCCAGAGGAGCGGAAGCCACCGTCGCATACCCCCTCAGGCTAGAGGGACACACGATCCGGCTCAACGGAGGAAAGGTGGTTGCCCCCCTGGGAAGCCAAGCCGTGCGGCACGAATGGCGGTTGCCGCTCCCGGTGAAATTTCGAGCGTTGGAGAGGTAGCTGCACCTCACCCTTCCGAAGCAAGGGTCTCGAGCAGTGTCCAGACAGCGCGCACGTGCCGCTCCTCGGTGCGCACGGAGCCGATGGCCAGACGCAGCACGAAGCGCGCGGGCGAGCCGTCCACCCCAGACAACACCGTGTGGGTGAGGAAGGCCTTGCCGCTCGCATTGAGCCGCTCCAGCAAACTCCGGTTGCGCGCATCCGTGTCCGCGGGCGCCTCGCCTGGCAGCGGCTTGAGCCGGAAGCACACCAGGGACAGCGAGCGCGGCACGGCCAGCTCGAAGCGCGCATCGGCCTCCACCCAGCCGGCGAACAACTCCGCCTGCCGCACGTGCTCGCGCAGGTAGGCGCGCAGGCCACGAGCCCCGTAGTGGCGCAGCACGAGCCACAGCTTCAACGCCCGGAAGCGGCGGCCCAGGGGCACCTGCCAGTCGCGGTAGTCCACCACCTGACCGCTCGCGCTCGCCGCATTGCGCAGGTACTCGGGCATCACGCTCAGCGCGTTGAGCAGCGCCTGGCGCTCGCGCGTGTAGAAGGCATTGCAGTCAAAGTTGGTGAGCAGCCACTTGTGCGGATTGAAGGCGAAGGAGTCCACGCCCTCCAGCCCCTCGCCCAGGGCGCGGAACTCGGGACACACGAGCGCCGAGCCCGCCCACGCCGCATCCACGTGCACCCACCCGCCGGCGGCGGTGAAACCCGTTCGCCCGAGCACCTCGACCACCGCGGGCACCGGATCCATGGCACCCGAGGAGGTGGTCCCCAGCGACGCACACACGAAGAAGGGCTGGCGGCCCGCGGCCAGATCCTCGCGCACCGCCCGCTCCAGCTCATCCGGGCGCAGGGCATAACCGGCATCTGTGCCGAGCTGACGCAGGTGCACGCTGTCCGCCACGTCCTTGGCCACGCCGGTGATGAGGGCCGCCTTGAGCACCGAGGAGTGCGTCTGCGTGGAGGTATAGGCCACCCACTCCGCCTCCCTGCCGAGCGCCCGCCGCACCCGCTCGCGCGCCGCCACCAGGGCCACCAGCACCGCCTCGCTGGCGGTGCCCTGGATGACCCCCCCGCCCGTGCCCGAGTCCGATCGGAAGGAAGCCGGCAGGCCCATCAACTCGGCCAGCCAGTCGAGCACGCGCGTTTCCAACTCGGTGGCAGCGGGGCTCGTGGACCAGAGCATGCCCTGAACGCCCAGGCCCGCCGACAGCAGCTCGCCGAGCACCGCGGGCCCCGTGGCATTGGAGGGGAAGTAGGCGAAGAACGAGGGCGACTGCCAGTGGGTCACCCCCGGCAGCACCACCTCCTCCAGATCGCGGAAGACGGCCTCCCAGCCCCCTTCACCGTCCAGCCCCTCTTCGGGAGGGTGCGCGGGCAGCTTCGCCAGCACCTCCCCGGGGGCCACCGCCGCGCGCACCGGGAAGGACTCCAGCCGGGCCCAGTAGTCCGCCACCCAGTCCACCATCCGGTACCCCAGCCGCCGGAACTCCTCCGCGCTCAAGTGGGACACCTCCCCGTCACGCTTCTCATCCATGCCTTGACTCCTCGAACGATCCAGGATGCAAGTTGGCACGTATGTGGAGCATGTTGCAGGGTCCTCTTCATCCCCTCGTGGCGAACTGGACCCTGGACGGGGCCTTCACCCAGATGCTGGCGGCCCGCCCCGAGCTCCGGGACAAACCGGCGCTCCTGACGGACGAGGGAAACGTCAGCTTCCGTGAATTGAGCACCCGGGCCCACCTCCTCTCGCGAGCACTGCGGCCCCAGTTGCACGCGAAGTCCTCCTCCCTGCCCCAGGCGATCCCCCTGGTGGGCGTGTGCCTCTCACGAGGACCCGCGCTGGCCGAGGTCCTGCTCGCCGTGCTTCAGGCGGGCGGAGCGTATCTGCCCCTGGACCCCCGCTATCCCACCGCACGGCTGGCCCACCTCGTCGCGGACGCCGCTCCCGCGCTCATCGTGGCCGAACCCGAGCACGAGGAACTCGTGCGGCAACTCGCCCCCCAGCGTCCTTACTGGGTGATGGACCCGCGGACGGCAATGGACAGGAAGGAAGATCCGCTCGCCCCTGCCGAGCCTCCCTCCCCGTCCGCAGGCGAGCGCCCCTTCGCGGTGCTCTACACCTCGGGGAGCACTGGCCAGCCTCGCGGCGTGTGCTTGCCGCACCGGGCGGCGCAAAACCGGTTCCAATGGATGTGGCGGACGGTCCCCTTTTCCGAGGGCGAGGTGTGCTGTTGGAAGACGCCCCTGGGCTTCGTCGACTCCATCTGGGAACTGTTTGGTGCGCTCCTCCAGGGAATCCCCGTGGCGGTGGCGCCCGAGGGGCT encodes the following:
- a CDS encoding L,D-transpeptidase yields the protein MRRWLPLLWLACTPSVEPRAGAARAEAVDAGALLAESPPPQPVGVSVPEVAVPLPVLADPPVLEADLGAFAEEFDEGPEEEESESEELELEPGPEIELGLDLRNDFEEEPAPGENLFKLDTRSLRAKRSIAVRAEPRQEAASLGTLAQDMRVRWKQAVKGPGCTAWVEIEPRGWICERYLESNWREPRTRELPLLLPEELTPGVYAHVSRRARVYESLAEIRRRPRGRRVKGSVTVKLVSEVRRGRRHFWRTSDGKYIDARFLRLYTPSEFVGLDRAALEALSPLVAWAQSRATPREPVEVRTGPDAASGRVGVLAPRTVVALQAFSEDGQWARIAPEQWVTAVDLHPLRAAPALPDLLPGERWLDVDLKEQVLVAYEGVTPVHATLISSGKPLHETPTGIFRIWLKSAEADMTGAEGRSRYRVATVPWTMFFEGNFALHTAYWHDRWGEPVSHGCINLSPRDARALYRWSGPEVPLGWSMAYGTADVLGSRIRVRHGLEAEGEVPLPVAVSTAPLP
- a CDS encoding pyridoxal-dependent decarboxylase, whose product is MDEKRDGEVSHLSAEEFRRLGYRMVDWVADYWARLESFPVRAAVAPGEVLAKLPAHPPEEGLDGEGGWEAVFRDLEEVVLPGVTHWQSPSFFAYFPSNATGPAVLGELLSAGLGVQGMLWSTSPAATELETRVLDWLAELMGLPASFRSDSGTGGGVIQGTASEAVLVALVAARERVRRALGREAEWVAYTSTQTHSSVLKAALITGVAKDVADSVHLRQLGTDAGYALRPDELERAVREDLAAGRQPFFVCASLGTTSSGAMDPVPAVVEVLGRTGFTAAGGWVHVDAAWAGSALVCPEFRALGEGLEGVDSFAFNPHKWLLTNFDCNAFYTRERQALLNALSVMPEYLRNAASASGQVVDYRDWQVPLGRRFRALKLWLVLRHYGARGLRAYLREHVRQAELFAGWVEADARFELAVPRSLSLVCFRLKPLPGEAPADTDARNRSLLERLNASGKAFLTHTVLSGVDGSPARFVLRLAIGSVRTEERHVRAVWTLLETLASEG